The following proteins are co-located in the Triticum aestivum cultivar Chinese Spring chromosome 1A, IWGSC CS RefSeq v2.1, whole genome shotgun sequence genome:
- the LOC123091192 gene encoding uncharacterized protein: protein MSTSAISSENSPPAAEQVDGVGIVQHSSEFYLADSTYCGLEPRSKHRCPRHQLIPACRVAWGGASTGRRFLGCPLDLPDECEWAVWVDPPPPERVGLAFEELHEVIEHSWIRSHHLEKRSIDLAKKNRALNKELKKMKEIMCIGTMLFASIFICFLAISMAVCAQNAH, encoded by the exons ATGTCGACGTCGGCCATCTCGTCGGAGAACTCGCCGCCGGCAGCCGAACAG GTGGATGGGGTAGGCATTGTTCAGCACAGCTCCGAGTTCTACTTGGCAGACTCGACATACTGTGGCTTGGAGCCGCGCTCGAAGCATCGTTGCCCGAGGCACCAGCTAATCCCGGCTTGTCGTGTCGCCTGGGGAGGCGCAAGCACTGGACGTCGTTTTTTGGGTTGCCCTCTGGAT TTGCCAGATGAATGTGAATGGGCAGTTTGGGTTGACCCACCACCTCCAGAACGTGTTGGTCTTGCCTTTGAAGAACTGCACGAAGTGATCGAACATAGCTGGATCAGAAGTCACCACCTGGAGAAGAGATCAATTGATCTTGCGAAGAAGAATCGTGCATTGAACAAGGAGTTGAAGAAAATGAAAGAAATTATGTGCATAGGGACAATGTTGTTTGCTAGCATTTTCATTTGTTTTCTAGCAATCTCAATGGCTGTCTGTGCACAGAATGCACATTAG